From Draconibacterium halophilum, one genomic window encodes:
- a CDS encoding efflux RND transporter periplasmic adaptor subunit: protein MKHIKLLILLGVVVAAISCNNQTSSESTELAVPVSVENIKLKSIQQFVSTTGTAKSVYETELSSEIEGNYILQTNPRTGRKFQLGDRVAKGQVIVKLENAEYLNGLNIESIKLNLEISEQEYEKQKSLYEKGGVTMLEMRNSEVSMITAKNNYESAQIQLAKMEVVAPFSGLLLHCLIIPKALVLPPAKVWLA from the coding sequence ATGAAGCATATAAAATTACTTATCCTGTTAGGTGTTGTTGTTGCCGCCATTTCGTGTAACAACCAAACCAGTTCTGAATCAACCGAGTTAGCTGTTCCCGTTTCTGTTGAAAACATTAAACTCAAAAGTATTCAGCAATTTGTAAGTACTACCGGTACTGCAAAATCAGTTTACGAAACTGAATTGAGTTCCGAGATTGAAGGAAATTACATTCTGCAAACCAATCCCAGAACCGGGCGCAAATTTCAGTTGGGCGATCGCGTTGCCAAAGGTCAGGTTATTGTAAAGTTGGAAAATGCAGAATACCTGAATGGGCTGAATATCGAATCAATAAAATTAAATCTCGAGATTTCGGAGCAGGAATACGAAAAACAAAAATCATTGTACGAAAAAGGTGGTGTTACCATGCTCGAAATGCGTAACTCCGAGGTGTCGATGATAACAGCCAAGAACAATTACGAAAGTGCTCAGATACAGTTGGCAAAAATGGAGGTTGTAGCTCCTTTTTCAGGGTTATTGTTGCACTGCCTTATTATACCGAAGGCACTCGTGTTGCCGCCGGCGAAAGTATGGTTAGCCTGA
- a CDS encoding efflux RND transporter periplasmic adaptor subunit codes for MVSLMDYSKMYVEINLPEKNISEVTTGQEVMITNYTLTEDTLTGRVAQLSPIISDETRTFAGKLEIDNPELKLRPGMFVKANIITAQKDSAIVIPKDVIMTGSRGKYVFIVGRNSAANDRRITTGIANQDEIEVTDGLSQNDRLIIKGFETLRDNSKVKVIL; via the coding sequence ATGGTTAGCCTGATGGATTACAGCAAAATGTATGTTGAAATTAATTTGCCTGAAAAAAATATTTCGGAAGTAACAACCGGACAGGAAGTAATGATTACAAACTACACCCTGACTGAAGATACGCTTACCGGACGTGTTGCCCAGCTGTCGCCAATTATCAGCGACGAAACACGAACATTTGCGGGAAAATTGGAGATCGATAATCCAGAGTTGAAATTACGTCCGGGAATGTTTGTAAAAGCAAATATTATTACTGCTCAAAAAGACAGCGCAATTGTTATCCCGAAAGATGTGATTATGACCGGATCGCGCGGGAAATACGTGTTTATTGTTGGACGTAACAGTGCTGCCAACGATCGGCGTATCACAACGGGAATCGCCAACCAGGATGAAATTGAAGTAACTGATGGATTAAGCCAGAACGACCGTTTGATTATAAAAGGATTTGAAACACTCCGCGATAATTCAAAAGTTAAAGTGATATTATAA